Proteins encoded together in one Sinorhizobium meliloti window:
- a CDS encoding TIGR01620 family protein: protein MSDDFNDRRRRPAAFSVEAEEATKRQMEQTPRRSPGSFSEKIVMTPDAEDPFIGTTAAIESLNLPEAKPQRRRLSFGKIAGAAFGILISLAVGLWIDRLVRDLFSRADWLGYGAVAVVAIGVVAFLIVVAREIFGMMQLTAVQTLKADLAAAAAAGKTQAARAATARLVHLLAGNPRTAKGRARLTETEGDIIDAPHLIELTERELLAPLDREARRIILGAAKRVSIVTAVSPRALVDLGYVIYESARLIRAMAELYGSRPGTLGLLRLMRDVIAHLAVTGSIAVGDSLIQQILGHGLASKLSARLGEGVINGLMTARIGIAAMDLCRPMPFRALKRPSIGDFLGDLAPGAARSEDAAG, encoded by the coding sequence ATGAGTGATGACTTCAACGACCGTCGACGCAGGCCGGCCGCCTTTTCCGTCGAGGCCGAGGAGGCCACCAAACGCCAGATGGAACAGACGCCGCGGCGCTCACCGGGGAGTTTCAGCGAAAAGATCGTCATGACCCCCGATGCCGAGGACCCGTTCATCGGGACCACCGCGGCGATCGAATCGCTCAACCTGCCGGAAGCAAAACCGCAGCGGCGCCGGCTCTCCTTCGGCAAGATCGCCGGGGCGGCTTTCGGCATCCTCATTTCGCTCGCGGTCGGGCTTTGGATCGACCGGCTCGTGCGCGACCTCTTTTCGCGCGCCGACTGGCTTGGCTACGGGGCCGTCGCAGTCGTGGCGATCGGCGTCGTCGCTTTCCTGATCGTGGTCGCGCGCGAAATCTTCGGCATGATGCAACTGACCGCTGTCCAGACGCTGAAAGCCGATCTGGCCGCGGCCGCCGCAGCCGGAAAGACGCAAGCCGCACGTGCTGCGACCGCGAGGCTCGTTCACCTGCTCGCCGGCAATCCCCGGACGGCCAAGGGCCGTGCCCGCCTGACGGAGACCGAGGGCGATATCATCGATGCACCCCATCTCATCGAACTGACGGAGCGTGAATTGCTGGCGCCGCTCGACCGCGAGGCGCGGCGGATCATTCTTGGCGCCGCGAAGCGGGTGTCGATCGTGACTGCCGTCAGTCCGCGCGCTCTCGTGGACCTCGGCTACGTGATCTACGAATCCGCGCGGTTGATCCGTGCCATGGCCGAACTCTACGGCAGCCGCCCGGGCACGCTCGGCCTGCTGCGCCTGATGCGCGACGTCATCGCGCATCTCGCCGTCACCGGCTCGATCGCCGTCGGCGACAGCCTCATCCAGCAGATCCTCGGCCACGGCCTGGCATCCAAGCTGTCCGCCCGCCTCGGCGAGGGCGTGATCAACGGGCTGATGACGGCGCGCATAGGGATCGCGGCGATGGATCTCTGCAGGCCGATGCCGTTTCGCGCGCTGAAGCGCCCCAGTATCGGCGACTTTCTGGGCGACCTGGCGCCCGGCGCCGCACGGTCCGAGGACGCAGCCGGCTGA
- the folK gene encoding 2-amino-4-hydroxy-6-hydroxymethyldihydropteridine diphosphokinase, giving the protein MSPNRSWRHAILGLGGNLGDPRRAMAEALRALDARSDCRIVAVSRLYRTPPWGKTDQDWFFNACAEVETTLEPEALLAACLEIERAMKRVRMERWGPRTIDIDLLTFGDLNRASATLTLPHPRMTERGFVLKPLADFAADLAVQGRTVKEWLGLADVKGIEVADENVEWWRAEQ; this is encoded by the coding sequence ATGTCGCCGAATAGGAGCTGGCGGCACGCGATACTCGGTCTCGGCGGCAATCTCGGCGATCCGCGCCGGGCGATGGCGGAAGCCCTGCGGGCGCTCGATGCGCGGTCGGATTGCCGGATCGTCGCGGTTTCGCGGCTCTACCGCACGCCGCCATGGGGCAAAACGGATCAGGATTGGTTCTTCAACGCCTGTGCGGAAGTCGAAACGACGCTGGAACCAGAGGCATTGCTTGCCGCCTGTCTCGAGATCGAACGGGCCATGAAGCGCGTGAGAATGGAGCGCTGGGGTCCCCGCACCATCGACATCGATCTCCTGACCTTCGGTGACCTCAACAGGGCGAGCGCGACCCTCACGCTGCCTCATCCGCGCATGACCGAACGCGGCTTCGTGCTGAAGCCGCTCGCCGACTTTGCGGCAGACCTTGCCGTTCAAGGACGGACAGTCAAAGAATGGCTGGGCCTGGCGGATGTGAAGGGCATCGAAGTGGCCGACGAAAACGTCGAATGGTGGCGCGCGGAGCAATAA
- the folB gene encoding dihydroneopterin aldolase, with protein MTATYTITLKNCAFFARHGVLDEEEFLGQRFFVDAELVVDQGTALAEDCIDDTVHYGIAFAEIERIVTGRRRYLIEALALEVAKTLCARFRQIRRAKVSIRKPNAPVPGILDYVEVTVEHVAE; from the coding sequence ATGACTGCGACCTACACGATCACACTGAAGAACTGCGCGTTCTTTGCCCGCCATGGCGTGCTCGACGAAGAGGAGTTTCTCGGGCAGCGTTTCTTCGTCGATGCGGAACTGGTCGTCGACCAGGGGACGGCGCTTGCCGAGGACTGCATCGACGACACCGTGCATTACGGCATAGCCTTCGCCGAGATCGAGAGGATCGTCACTGGACGCCGGCGTTACCTGATCGAAGCGCTGGCGCTTGAGGTCGCCAAGACGCTTTGCGCCCGTTTTCGCCAGATTCGCCGGGCGAAGGTCTCCATCCGCAAGCCGAACGCGCCGGTTCCGGGCATCCTGGACTACGTGGAAGTCACGGTCGAGCATGTCGCCGAATAG
- the folP gene encoding dihydropteroate synthase, translating to MTYDPFQPWRWQLAHGRDLELGPRGVLMAIINVTPDSFSDGGRFADPDAAVRAALRALEAGAEILDIGGESTRPDAKPVSADEEQARVLPVIAAIARQSRAVISVDTYRAETARLAVHAGAHIVNDVHGLQREPAIATVAAETGAGLCIMHTGRDREKLSDVIEDQFHFLERSLQIAADAGVARERIVIDPGFGFAKDTNENLELMARFRALHGFRRPLLVGTSRKRFVGAVTGREAEGRDVGTAATTALLRTAGAAIFRVHDVAINRDALAVADAMLAAKIS from the coding sequence ATGACATACGATCCATTTCAGCCCTGGCGCTGGCAATTGGCGCATGGACGCGATCTCGAACTGGGCCCGCGTGGCGTTTTGATGGCGATCATCAATGTTACACCGGATTCATTTTCCGACGGCGGGCGCTTCGCTGATCCCGACGCTGCTGTCAGAGCTGCGCTGCGCGCACTGGAGGCGGGTGCGGAAATCCTGGATATCGGCGGCGAATCCACGCGACCGGACGCCAAACCGGTTAGCGCCGACGAGGAACAGGCCCGCGTTCTGCCCGTTATCGCCGCGATCGCGCGGCAGTCCCGGGCCGTCATCTCGGTCGATACCTACCGCGCGGAAACCGCGCGTTTGGCGGTTCACGCCGGCGCCCACATCGTCAACGACGTGCACGGGTTGCAGCGCGAGCCGGCAATCGCGACCGTGGCGGCCGAAACGGGTGCGGGGCTCTGCATCATGCATACCGGACGCGATCGGGAGAAACTGAGCGATGTGATCGAGGATCAGTTCCATTTCCTGGAACGGTCCCTGCAGATCGCCGCCGACGCCGGCGTGGCGCGGGAACGGATCGTGATCGATCCGGGCTTTGGATTCGCGAAGGACACGAACGAGAACCTCGAACTGATGGCACGCTTCAGGGCGTTGCATGGGTTTCGACGGCCGCTTCTCGTCGGAACTTCGCGCAAGCGCTTCGTCGGCGCGGTGACGGGCCGAGAGGCGGAAGGCCGCGACGTCGGTACCGCCGCGACGACGGCGCTCCTCAGAACGGCCGGCGCTGCGATTTTTCGGGTACACGATGTCGCAATCAACAGGGATGCGTTAGCGGTGGCCGATGCTATGCTGGCCGCAAAGATCAGCTGA
- a CDS encoding DUF922 domain-containing Zn-dependent protease, whose protein sequence is MPRLHIPLRAALVALLVGVPFGNASGETLISKRISYFSIGGRTAAELDKALSASGPMMKSTGTRHPGATRIKFGGTVTYVSRDDRCAVGSAKVTLNTRIILPRWKYRRQAGRDLALVWDTLASDIKRHEERHAEIARIHARQMEKALLSLKAEDSCERMQARVAEVSAEEVERHDKDQARFDRTEAANFDRRMIRLLQYRLESLKKNAKAR, encoded by the coding sequence ATGCCCCGACTACACATCCCGCTGCGTGCAGCCCTGGTCGCATTGCTCGTCGGAGTCCCGTTCGGCAATGCCTCGGGCGAAACACTGATCAGCAAGAGAATCTCCTACTTCTCGATCGGCGGGCGCACGGCCGCAGAACTCGACAAGGCGCTTTCGGCGTCCGGCCCTATGATGAAGAGCACCGGGACGCGGCATCCGGGCGCCACCCGGATCAAGTTCGGCGGCACGGTCACCTATGTTAGTCGCGACGACCGCTGCGCGGTGGGCTCGGCCAAAGTCACGCTCAACACGCGCATCATTCTGCCACGCTGGAAGTATCGTCGACAGGCGGGCCGCGATCTGGCCCTGGTCTGGGACACGCTGGCGAGCGACATCAAGCGGCACGAGGAACGCCATGCGGAGATCGCGCGCATCCACGCGCGCCAAATGGAAAAGGCACTGCTTTCACTGAAAGCCGAGGACAGTTGCGAGCGCATGCAGGCCCGGGTAGCGGAAGTAAGCGCCGAAGAAGTCGAGCGGCACGACAAGGACCAGGCGCGCTTCGACCGCACCGAGGCGGCGAATTTCGACCGGCGGATGATCCGGTTGCTGCAATACCGCCTCGAAAGCCTGAAGAAGAACGCCAAGGCCCGCTGA
- a CDS encoding 2Fe-2S iron-sulfur cluster-binding protein, which produces MTKLTIVAFDGARHELDVENGSTVMENAVRNSVPGIEAECGGACACATCHVYVDEAWAAQVGTPEAMEEDMLDFAYDVRPTSRLSCQIKMSEALDGLVVHVPERQA; this is translated from the coding sequence ATGACAAAACTTACGATCGTAGCCTTTGACGGCGCGCGCCACGAACTCGATGTCGAGAACGGCTCCACGGTCATGGAGAATGCGGTTCGCAATTCGGTCCCCGGGATCGAGGCGGAGTGCGGCGGGGCCTGTGCCTGCGCCACCTGTCATGTCTATGTCGACGAGGCCTGGGCGGCGCAGGTCGGCACGCCGGAAGCGATGGAAGAGGATATGCTGGACTTCGCCTACGACGTGCGTCCGACCTCGCGTCTCTCCTGTCAGATCAAGATGAGCGAAGCTCTGGACGGGCTTGTCGTTCATGTCCCCGAGCGCCAGGCCTGA
- a CDS encoding Hpt domain-containing protein codes for MAALKIAFEAPDIPASSTPSSRNPIDLAHLYKQTMGDTALETEVLKLFARQARQAMAEMAERDAEACSQEAHRLKGAALAVGAVAVAEAAAAIETCPADAALRSALGAAVLEAELFVLKLCR; via the coding sequence ATGGCGGCACTCAAGATAGCCTTCGAGGCACCGGACATCCCCGCAAGTTCCACTCCCTCCAGCAGGAATCCCATCGACCTTGCGCATCTCTACAAACAGACGATGGGGGACACGGCGCTCGAGACCGAGGTTCTGAAGCTCTTTGCGCGTCAGGCACGCCAGGCGATGGCCGAGATGGCGGAACGTGACGCAGAGGCCTGCAGCCAGGAAGCCCACCGTCTGAAGGGGGCGGCTCTCGCGGTCGGTGCGGTCGCGGTCGCCGAGGCTGCAGCCGCCATCGAGACATGTCCCGCCGATGCTGCTCTGCGGAGCGCTCTCGGCGCTGCCGTTCTCGAGGCTGAGCTCTTCGTTCTGAAACTCTGCCGTTGA
- a CDS encoding kinesin has protein sequence MATKKTNESIDEKAFQALEAALKIDFDDLKSALNDETSLDEPVPESVSESARQAAGSGEARAARTQQEAAKPARGAEAPRSFASEMAPKQPPLAPANDDTRKSPAAMLRSLEVRSSRAAIRVAAIVSLVWTVAGLGVAHLLYAPGIWQIRSLGDLAAMPGAIGILLGIALPVMLFFSFAIMIARAQELRSAARSMAEVAMRLAEPETNAADRVMTVGQAVRREVSAMNEGIERTIARATELEALVHSEVSALERSYSENELRVRTLVQELGLEREAIIGHSDRIRTAIAGAHTKLKDDLETASEDIASRIAVSGEAFASLIDTRAAALTDKSDHALENLSTMLTTRTDALLSGLTTAGVALSNEFDARLDALSDNLTQRGEQLLSQFETRASTLDANTEKLNAALNERARQLNETLIARTRDLNESLRIGQQAISGGLDDVLSSLNSALDEKGASFRQSLKSSADDAIMDLDLRGGFFEEKLQTTVGQLASAFDERFHEFASAFDKRASQLDTKLMESLHRINETVSGGSEAIGGALDSSVDKINSALSDQSLTLATALGATQDFIEETIGSRTSELSSLIGNAHNRIESVLSDKTGSLMGALTEAQERIENGFGQRADALANALTASERSLTDGLDSRTSAFIEGLQSAHARIEQTLTGSTDEITSAIAASQHRLDNTLSERTAALSTALASGTSVIESTVGGTADRLERVLSERGQSITDALSNQTAALDGVLAERATQINSTMSARASEMADSLSRHAEDVADSLTFRAMAVAETMTDRVGEIENKLSQSVSEVAENLGGRVSLIADTLTDTSARIAEDLSSRVGKISETLAGTSAEIAEALTARTSEATASLAGKAAEIEQTLTGRASHLRDTLTTTHDQIRSTLDDRITAINLAVGQGREQLEELLSDQSMAMATTLATSASMLEMSLEERQASIAGAIERSTEALAARTSEATASLADKATEIDRTLSGKAAQLRDTLATTHEQLRTTLDDRINTINLSVGQGRERLEELLSDQSMAMATTLATSASMLEMSLEERQASIAGAIDRSAEALDSRMRSTTGEIAERLAETADQISLAADTLTNRVDISISGVNSRLDETGSRIETSLGSLEERIRGSVGDVDAILGETGARIETSLGSLEERIRGSVGDVDAILGDTGARIETSLGSLEERIRDSVGSVNAIVDNAGQRIADSLGERAGEIDRISEAAATRISTAIEAGTGRIEERLGTMDRALNIGLDNVNRTIEGKAAALVTSLRGAVSDATQEIDAEAARSAGLLSKAGADFAGALAASNAEFASSIEQTASATAARHADLARSVAEAADTATARLASTNSQIETHAKSIQQSLTEAEKALDARGQSIRSTLDESTRELNSMLAGRSMELSRLLDEQARPVIEQYAATGKEAAERIASLTQESADRLRAENAALINAITERTGETLDAISLRAEETAKAMKMVENRLQSTAMGLIDQLASSNSAIATVIDQASGNLGDMDQRLEATAAKVSETARQASDMLSTSTRLIEGKVDKLSDISSSTLSQIGGIVGRFEDHSKVLGQASDLLAAAQSNLVSTLEERQDALRTLSVGLVQRSEEIERTMRALEGFVDGAFQRAEERSGQVAGNLRSGIQTSFADVGRLLSNTEQRATEAAEALRDTLVKASDEAAASVEGVFSQAEERSRQIADRLRSGVETSFADANKTLSQVEGRALSASEALRQVMAKTGEEAGQALEGAFATVEERAKDAASRLRGSIGASVSDVERMLAESGKKSDGVAAQLREAVRQAIEDAIGRFNGATDDIRRSAGEIRKELDMTREELKRGAFDLPEEAKENAALMRRAVGEQIKALQELSEIIGKSSSQLEVAQPVRQQEAPAAPAARVVAPQAVAPQSSLPQAAVPQPAAPQPAPNAALRGSLGIEQATRPLQPARPPATEERAEEGGGWMRDLLRAASREEEPAAARPRSAESQPVAKASDSRNPRHVVESLNSLSVDIARAIDHDASVELWRRYQRGERDVFTRRLYTLKGQQTFDEIKRKYDREPEFRTAVDRYIADFEKLLADVARNDPDKRITQTYLTSDTGKVYTMLAHAAGRFS, from the coding sequence ATGGCGACGAAGAAGACCAACGAGTCGATCGACGAAAAGGCGTTCCAGGCGCTGGAAGCTGCCCTGAAGATCGACTTTGACGACCTGAAGTCGGCCTTGAACGACGAGACTTCCCTGGACGAGCCGGTGCCGGAAAGTGTGTCCGAGAGCGCCCGCCAGGCCGCCGGTTCCGGTGAGGCCCGCGCCGCACGAACGCAACAGGAAGCTGCGAAGCCCGCGCGCGGCGCCGAAGCACCGCGCAGTTTTGCGAGCGAAATGGCTCCGAAGCAGCCCCCCCTGGCGCCGGCCAACGATGACACGCGCAAATCCCCAGCCGCCATGCTGCGCTCGCTGGAGGTCCGCTCGAGCCGCGCGGCAATCCGGGTCGCTGCGATCGTCTCGCTGGTCTGGACAGTGGCCGGACTCGGCGTCGCCCACCTTCTTTATGCGCCCGGGATCTGGCAGATCCGCTCTCTCGGCGATCTCGCGGCAATGCCTGGAGCGATCGGCATCCTGCTCGGCATCGCCCTGCCCGTCATGCTCTTCTTCTCCTTCGCGATCATGATCGCGCGTGCTCAGGAACTGCGCAGCGCCGCGCGTTCGATGGCCGAGGTCGCGATGCGCCTCGCCGAGCCGGAAACCAATGCCGCCGACCGCGTCATGACGGTCGGTCAGGCCGTGCGCCGCGAAGTCTCGGCGATGAACGAGGGCATCGAGCGCACCATCGCCCGGGCAACCGAGCTCGAAGCGCTCGTGCATTCGGAAGTCAGCGCACTCGAGCGCAGCTACAGCGAAAACGAACTGCGTGTCCGCACGCTCGTCCAGGAGCTCGGTCTCGAACGCGAAGCGATCATCGGCCATTCGGACCGGATCCGCACGGCTATCGCTGGCGCGCATACCAAGCTGAAGGACGATCTCGAAACTGCAAGCGAGGACATTGCGTCGCGCATCGCCGTTTCCGGGGAGGCCTTCGCTTCGCTCATCGATACCCGGGCCGCGGCACTTACCGACAAATCGGACCATGCGCTCGAAAATCTGAGCACCATGCTGACCACGCGGACCGACGCATTGCTTTCGGGCCTTACGACCGCCGGAGTGGCGCTCAGCAACGAGTTCGACGCGCGTCTCGATGCACTCAGCGATAACTTGACGCAGCGTGGCGAGCAGTTGCTCAGCCAGTTCGAAACCCGTGCCTCGACGCTCGACGCCAATACCGAGAAGCTCAACGCCGCCCTGAACGAACGCGCCCGTCAGCTCAACGAGACGCTGATCGCCCGCACACGTGACCTCAATGAGAGCCTCAGGATAGGCCAGCAGGCGATTTCCGGCGGTCTCGACGACGTGCTTTCCTCGCTCAACTCGGCCCTTGACGAAAAAGGAGCGAGCTTCCGCCAGAGCCTCAAGTCGAGCGCCGACGACGCCATCATGGATCTCGATCTGCGCGGCGGCTTTTTCGAGGAAAAGCTGCAGACGACGGTCGGCCAGCTGGCAAGCGCCTTCGACGAACGCTTCCACGAATTTGCAAGCGCCTTCGACAAGCGGGCCAGCCAGCTCGACACCAAGCTCATGGAAAGCCTCCACCGGATCAACGAGACCGTTTCCGGCGGCTCGGAGGCGATCGGCGGCGCCCTTGACAGCAGTGTGGACAAGATCAATTCGGCGCTGTCCGACCAGTCGCTCACCCTGGCAACGGCGCTCGGCGCGACGCAGGACTTCATTGAGGAGACGATCGGCAGCCGCACCTCCGAGCTCAGCAGCCTGATCGGCAACGCGCACAACCGCATCGAGAGCGTGCTTTCCGACAAGACCGGCTCGCTGATGGGCGCGCTGACTGAAGCGCAGGAGCGCATCGAGAACGGCTTCGGCCAGCGTGCCGATGCGCTTGCCAACGCGCTGACGGCGAGCGAGCGAAGCCTGACGGACGGACTCGACTCCCGTACATCCGCCTTCATCGAAGGCTTGCAGTCTGCTCATGCCCGCATCGAGCAGACTCTTACCGGCTCCACCGACGAGATCACGAGCGCGATCGCCGCAAGCCAGCATCGGCTCGACAACACGCTTTCGGAACGTACCGCCGCGCTGTCGACCGCCCTCGCCTCAGGAACAAGCGTCATCGAAAGTACCGTCGGAGGCACAGCAGACCGGCTTGAGCGTGTCCTTTCCGAGCGCGGGCAGTCGATCACCGACGCACTGTCCAACCAGACAGCGGCGCTCGACGGCGTGCTCGCCGAGCGCGCGACGCAAATCAATTCCACCATGTCGGCCCGCGCAAGCGAAATGGCTGACTCGCTCAGCCGTCATGCCGAGGACGTCGCCGACAGCCTGACTTTCCGCGCCATGGCGGTCGCCGAGACCATGACCGACCGCGTCGGGGAGATCGAAAACAAGCTTTCGCAAAGCGTCTCCGAAGTCGCCGAAAACCTGGGCGGCCGCGTCAGCCTGATCGCCGATACGCTCACCGATACCAGCGCCCGCATTGCCGAGGACCTGAGCAGCCGAGTCGGAAAGATTTCCGAGACGCTGGCCGGTACCAGCGCCGAGATTGCGGAAGCGCTTACCGCCCGCACGTCGGAAGCAACCGCTTCGCTTGCCGGAAAAGCGGCCGAGATCGAACAGACGCTCACCGGCAGGGCCTCGCACCTGCGCGATACGCTGACGACGACGCACGACCAGATCCGTTCGACGCTCGACGACCGGATCACGGCGATCAACCTTGCCGTCGGCCAAGGCCGCGAGCAGCTGGAAGAACTGCTCTCGGATCAGTCCATGGCGATGGCAACGACCCTGGCGACTAGCGCCAGCATGCTGGAAATGTCGCTGGAAGAGCGCCAGGCATCGATCGCCGGTGCGATCGAGCGCAGCACCGAGGCGCTCGCCGCCCGCACGTCGGAAGCAACCGCATCGCTTGCCGACAAGGCCACCGAGATCGATCGGACGCTCTCCGGCAAGGCCGCGCAACTGCGCGATACGCTGGCGACCACCCATGAGCAATTGCGCACGACCCTCGACGATCGGATCAACACCATCAACCTCTCGGTTGGCCAGGGACGCGAGCGGCTCGAAGAGTTGCTGTCCGACCAGTCGATGGCGATGGCCACCACACTGGCGACCAGCGCCAGCATGCTCGAAATGTCGCTGGAAGAGCGCCAGGCATCGATCGCCGGAGCGATCGATCGCAGCGCCGAGGCGCTCGACTCCCGCATGCGCTCGACGACGGGCGAGATTGCGGAACGTCTGGCCGAAACAGCCGATCAGATCAGTCTGGCGGCCGACACGCTCACCAACCGCGTCGACATTTCGATCAGCGGCGTCAATAGCCGCCTCGACGAAACCGGCTCGCGCATCGAGACAAGCCTCGGTTCGCTCGAAGAGCGCATCCGCGGCAGCGTCGGCGACGTCGACGCCATTCTCGGCGAAACCGGCGCACGCATCGAAACGAGCCTCGGCTCCCTCGAAGAGCGCATCCGCGGCAGCGTGGGCGATGTCGACGCCATTCTCGGTGATACCGGCGCGCGCATCGAAACGAGCCTCGGCTCCCTCGAGGAGCGCATCCGCGACAGCGTCGGCAGCGTGAATGCGATCGTCGACAATGCCGGCCAGCGGATCGCCGACAGCCTCGGTGAGCGCGCAGGCGAAATCGACCGGATCAGCGAGGCTGCGGCAACGCGCATATCGACTGCCATCGAAGCCGGCACGGGCCGGATCGAGGAGCGGCTCGGCACGATGGATCGGGCCCTCAATATCGGCCTCGACAACGTAAACCGCACGATCGAGGGGAAAGCTGCGGCGCTCGTAACCAGCCTGCGTGGCGCCGTCAGCGACGCCACCCAGGAGATCGACGCGGAAGCCGCGCGGTCGGCCGGGCTCCTGTCCAAGGCGGGCGCCGACTTCGCGGGTGCGCTCGCCGCGAGCAATGCCGAATTTGCATCGTCGATCGAGCAAACCGCATCGGCCACGGCAGCACGCCACGCCGATCTCGCCCGCTCGGTCGCGGAAGCCGCGGACACGGCGACCGCCCGATTGGCCTCGACCAACAGCCAGATCGAGACCCATGCCAAGAGCATTCAGCAGAGCCTGACAGAGGCGGAGAAAGCGCTCGATGCGCGCGGCCAGTCCATCCGCAGCACGCTCGACGAAAGCACCCGCGAACTCAACTCGATGCTTGCCGGGCGCTCGATGGAACTGTCGCGTCTTCTCGACGAGCAGGCTCGCCCTGTCATCGAACAATACGCCGCCACCGGCAAGGAGGCCGCCGAACGCATCGCTTCCCTCACCCAGGAAAGCGCCGACCGCCTGCGTGCCGAAAACGCCGCGCTCATCAACGCCATCACCGAACGGACCGGCGAGACGCTCGACGCCATCTCGTTGCGTGCGGAAGAGACCGCCAAGGCGATGAAAATGGTCGAGAACCGGCTGCAGTCGACGGCCATGGGCCTGATCGACCAGCTTGCGTCGAGCAATTCGGCGATCGCCACGGTCATCGACCAGGCGAGCGGCAATCTCGGAGACATGGACCAGCGGCTCGAGGCGACCGCCGCAAAGGTCTCGGAAACGGCGCGGCAAGCCTCCGACATGCTCTCCACCTCGACCCGCCTGATCGAAGGCAAAGTCGACAAGCTGTCGGACATTTCCTCCTCGACATTGTCGCAGATCGGCGGCATCGTCGGCCGCTTCGAAGACCATTCGAAGGTACTCGGACAGGCTTCCGACCTCCTGGCGGCCGCCCAGTCGAACCTGGTGAGCACGCTCGAAGAGCGCCAGGACGCACTTCGGACACTCTCGGTCGGCCTCGTCCAGCGTTCGGAGGAGATCGAGCGGACCATGCGCGCTCTCGAGGGCTTCGTCGACGGCGCCTTCCAGCGCGCCGAGGAACGCTCCGGTCAGGTTGCCGGCAATCTGCGCAGCGGGATCCAAACCTCCTTCGCCGATGTGGGCCGACTGCTGTCGAACACCGAACAGCGGGCAACCGAGGCTGCAGAGGCCCTGCGCGATACGCTTGTGAAGGCGAGCGATGAAGCCGCCGCTTCGGTCGAAGGGGTCTTCTCGCAGGCCGAGGAACGTTCACGCCAGATCGCCGACAGACTGCGCTCCGGCGTCGAGACGTCCTTCGCCGACGCAAACAAGACGCTTTCGCAGGTCGAAGGACGTGCACTCAGCGCCTCCGAAGCCCTGCGGCAGGTCATGGCAAAGACCGGCGAGGAAGCCGGCCAGGCGCTCGAAGGCGCGTTCGCCACCGTGGAAGAGCGTGCCAAGGACGCGGCCTCGCGGCTGCGCGGCAGTATCGGTGCGTCGGTCTCCGACGTCGAGCGTATGCTGGCCGAGAGCGGCAAGAAGTCCGATGGCGTCGCAGCACAGTTGCGCGAAGCCGTCCGCCAGGCGATCGAGGATGCGATCGGCCGTTTCAACGGCGCAACCGACGACATCCGTCGTTCCGCCGGCGAAATCCGCAAGGAACTCGACATGACGCGCGAAGAATTGAAGCGCGGCGCCTTCGACCTTCCGGAAGAGGCCAAGGAAAATGCCGCGCTGATGCGGCGCGCCGTCGGCGAACAGATCAAGGCGCTGCAGGAATTGTCCGAGATCATCGGCAAGTCTTCCTCGCAGCTCGAAGTCGCCCAGCCGGTTCGCCAGCAGGAAGCCCCCGCTGCCCCGGCCGCCCGCGTTGTCGCGCCACAAGCCGTCGCACCGCAGTCATCGCTGCCGCAAGCCGCCGTGCCGCAGCCTGCCGCACCGCAGCCGGCTCCGAATGCCGCTCTGCGCGGAAGCCTGGGCATAGAGCAGGCCACCCGCCCGCTGCAGCCTGCCCGGCCGCCGGCAACGGAGGAACGCGCCGAAGAGGGCGGCGGCTGGATGCGCGATCTCCTGCGCGCGGCTTCCCGCGAGGAAGAGCCCGCAGCAGCGCGGCCGCGGTCGGCGGAAAGCCAACCGGTCGCAAAAGCCAGCGACAGCCGCAACCCTCGCCATGTGGTCGAGTCGCTGAATTCGCTCTCGGTGGACATTGCGCGTGCAATCGACCACGACGCCTCCGTCGAGCTTTGGCGGCGCTATCAGCGCGGCGAACGGGACGTCTTCACCCGCCGCCTGTACACGCTGAAGGGGCAGCAGACCTTCGACGAAATCAAGCGCAAATACGATCGCGAACCGGAGTTCCGCACCGCCGTCGACCGCTATATCGCCGACTTCGAAAAACTGCTCGCCGATGTGGCGCGCAACGATCCCGACAAGCGCATCACCCAGACCTACCTGACGTCCGATACGGGCAAGGTCTACACCATGCTTGCCCACGCGGCAGGGCGCTTCAGCTGA